In Cryptomeria japonica chromosome 10, Sugi_1.0, whole genome shotgun sequence, a genomic segment contains:
- the LOC131040802 gene encoding uncharacterized protein LOC131040802 isoform X2 — translation MGQMWVGFYILWCCFMVVLFNSPVSCNSPRRSGPPEDGILRQNFVKGSTNVETEKLIRATETSLRVGKGIGSVVKSNVRSGIRSNNPIELGVRQVGLVQGRLLGENVTRTESRDGSVNAARRRKRAGTDRIDKTYVKQSPQKGKGVQNYNNKKELRGRRSNRAQDPPKSQEEQSKVSQAQVGLNREKQENEISAMPENRMNPSEAEEESKGDELKTRVKVTRSVPKSIPKSESIEEEENSNSAFELTKEDEDSQEEYQRKGLQNGVKGKRAASKPFNKFVREEEVEGPKAAIQDNKEKNIGGDGGEEYDRKGLQNGVKGKGLVSKLSPKDVKEEEENQIAAVQENAERNSGGASEEELKRKGLQHEVTGKKPVSNLIHKDEIEEQDENTEVAIQENKEKNNDRDSEEEYRRKGSQNKIKGKRPVFKSIHKDEKEEEEEDPNASSQEKTNGGDSEEQNKKRGLENERKGKRRASKSSHKDEKEGNLDDLMPKSKEKEETSDIVDSEEDPNASSQEKTSGGDSKEENKKKGLENDGKGKRQVSKSTHKEEKEGNLDAPMLKSTEKENTIEIVNNEDSKRMEFQARLEGDDSELLATGKHEKKVYDDGLELAEEILTPEDISALENLAKIKEYENAKEEMRKKNQDREADQPILDQTVSNKQTKMDNRRGKGMPTQMPKVVSATADESDKREIEEDDIKLRTTSKISETEEDSADESSKEDKTNGSADNDMEEDNVSETVVTKKQLDSVLPNPEEENVDETEDNDVEEANASKRVPTKKQSKSNFSNFEEQNADEAEDNDVEEDASKRVPTKKQFKSSFSNQEEKNADESEDNDIKEGTAAKRVPPKKQSKLKFSNPEEESVDESADDHAKVENESETVPNNKQPRFNFSNPEEENPDEFEVSDVNEDDEIKTLPTNKQSKSKLTNPREDNADEDVGNDIKEDDISEAVPKHRQSKSDVSLQEQDNVGESVNDDAQSEAESETILDDKHSNSVDSEESSANSTNSVEVDEEAYSDFIQEIQDLPSKFQDTAGKVADKLMPEIEKFSNKSKHYFNRANEGITEGFRPLIGNKYAPFFASMISYILVLLPLIVVIVLFDKIRTYFPLQKAILYANIYLAAYFATLLLASFLIGMEPMVFFFRNSLTGYIYLQLLEALGYIIYLILQLLNLIISFSKGPVSAKLAAFLQCGVSIFIGLHYYITIFHRAMAQKAPHTSWMVYGAYTIIFFVLCLFSNTKYGKKEYIQEQYGNTTSKKN, via the coding sequence GTTTCATGGTGGTGTTGTTCAATTCCCCTGTTTCTTGTAATTCACCAAGGAGGTCAGGGCCTCCTGAGGATGGAATCTTGAGACAGAATTTTGTTAAAGGTTCCACAAATGTCGAGACAGAAAAACTTATTAGGGCTACAGAAACTTCACTGAGGGTCGGGAAAGGAATCGGGTCTGTCGTGAAATCCAATGTTAGATCGGGAATTCGGTCTAACAACCCAATAGAATTGGGAGTTAGACAAGTAGGCCTTGTTCAGGGGAGGCTACTGGGAGAAAACGTGACAAGAACTGAGAGTAGGGATGGTTCTGTCAATGCAGCGAGGAGGAGAAAAAGGGCGGGCACTGATAGGATAGATAAGACATATGTTAAACAGAGTCCTCAGAAGGGTAAGGGagttcaaaattataataataaaaaagaattaaGAGGGAGAAGATCAAATAGAGCTCAAGATCCACCCAAGAGCCAGGAAGAACAATCTAAAGTTAGTCAAGCTCAAGTGGGCCTCAACAGGGAAAAGCAAGAAAATGAAATTTCTGCAATGCCAGAAAATAGAATGAATCCTAGTGAGGCTGAAGAAGAATCCAAGGGAGATGAACTAAAGACTAGAGTCAAGGTCACaagatctgtaccaaagtcaataCCCAAAAGTGAGAGTATAGaggaagaagaaaattcaaatTCTGCATTTGAACTGaccaaagaagatgaagatagtcaAGAAGAGTATCAAAGAAAAGGATTACAGAATGGGGTTAAGGGAAAAAGGGCAGCTTCCAAGCCTTTTAACAAATTTGTGAGGGAAGAGGAAGTAGAAGGTCCAAAAGCTGCAATCCAAGACAACAAAGAGAAAAACATTGGCGGAGATGGTGGGGAAGAATATGATAGAAAGGGATTGCAGAATGGAGTCAAGGGCAAAGGTTTGGTATCCAAGTTGAGTCCCAAAGATGTGAAGGAGGAGGAAGAAAACCAAATTGCTGCAGTTCAAGAGAATGCAGAGAGAAATAGTGGTGGAGCTAGTGAAGAGGAATTGAAAAGAAAAGGGCTGCAGCATGAAGTTACAGGCAAAAAGCCTGTATCCAATTTGATTCACAAAGATGAGATTGAAGAGCAGGATGAAAACACAGAGGTTGCAATTCAAgagaataaagaaaaaaataatgatAGAGATAGTGAAGAAGAATATAGGAGGAAAGGATCGCaaaacaaaataaaaggaaaaaggcCAGTATTCAAGTCAATTCACAAAGatgagaaggaagaggaagaagaagatccAAATGCTTCAAGTCAAGAGAAAACCAACGGTGGAGATAGTGAAGAACAGAACAAGAAAAGAGGGTTGGAGAATGAAAGGAAGGGGAAAAGGAGGGCATCAAAATCTTCtcacaaagatgagaaagaaggaAATCTAGATGATTTGATGCCAAAGAGTAAAGAGAAAGAGGAAACTTCGGATATTGTGGACAGTGAAGAAGATCCAAATGCTTCAAGTCAAGAGAAAACCAGCGGTGGAGATAGTaaagaagaaaacaagaaaaaagggCTGGAGAATGATGGGAAGGGGAAAAGGCAGGTATCAAAATCCACTCACAaagaggagaaagaaggaaatcTAGATGCTCCGATGCTAAAAAGTACAGAGAAAGAGAATACAATAGAAATTGTGAATAATGAAGATTCCAAGAGAATGGAGTTTCAAGCTCGACTCGAAGGTGATGATTCGGAGTTGTTAGCGACTGGTAAACATGAGAAAAAAGTATATGATGATGGTTTGGAACTAGCAGAGGAAATTCTGACTCCGGAAGATATATCGGCTCTTGAAAATTTAGCCAAAATCAAGGAATATGAAAATGCCAAAGAAGAAATGAGGAAAAAAAACCAAGACCGTGAAGCTGATCAACCGATATTGGATCAAACTGTTTCAAATAAGCAGACCAAGATGGACAATAGGAGAGGCAAAGGAATGCCAACCCAAATGCCCAAGGTGGTCAGTGCAACTGCAGATGAATCTGATAAAAGAGAAATCGAGGAGGATGACATTAAGTTAAGAACCACTTCCAAAATCTCTGAGACAGAAGAGGACAGTGCAGATGAATCTTCTAAGGAGGATAAAACAAATGGATCTGCAGACAATGATATGGAGGAGGATAATGTATCTGAAACAGTGGTAACCAAGAAGCAGTTGGATTCAGTTTTGCCAAATCCAGAAGAGGAGAATGTAGATGAAACTGAAGACAATGATGTGGAGGAGGCAAATGCATCCAAAAGAGTGCCAACTAAAAAGCAATCCAAATCAAATTTCTCAAATTTTGAAGAGCAGAATGCAGACGAAGCTGAAGACAATGATGTGGAGGAGGATGCATCCAAAAGAGTTCCAACCAAAAAGCAATTCAAATCCAGTTTCTCAAATCAAGAAGAGAAGAATGCAGATGAATCTGAAGACAATGATATCAAGGAGGGTACTGCAGCCAAAAGAGTCCCGCCCAAAAAGCAGTCCAAATTGAAATTCTCAAATCCAGAAGAGGAGAGCGTAGATGAATCAGCAGATGATCATGCCAAGGTGGAAAATGAGTCTGAAACAGTTCCAAACAACAAACAACCAAGATTCAATTTCTCAAATCCGGAAGAGGAAAATCCAGATGAATTTGAGGTCAGCGATGTCAACGAGGATGATgaaatcaaaacacttccaaccaaCAAGCAATCAAAATCCAAACTCACAAATCCACGTGAGGATAATGCAGATGAAGATGTAGGGAATGATATCAAGGAGGATGATATATCTGAAGCAGTCCCAAAGCACAGGCAATCAAAGTCTGATGTCTCATTGCAAGAACAGGATAACGTAGGTGAATCTGTAAATGATGATGCTCAGTCAGAAGCAGAGTCAGAAACAATTCTAGACGACAAGCACTCAAACTCTGTAGATTCAGAAGAATCATCGGCCAATTCTACAAACTCAGTTGAAGTAGATGAAGAAGCATATAGTGATTTCAttcaagaaattcaagatttgcccTCAAAATTTCAGGATACTGCAGGAAAGGTGGCTGATAAGCTGATGCCAGAAATTGAGAAGTTCTCCAACAAATCAAAGCATTACTTCAACCGTGCTAATGAGGGAATCACAGAAGGCTTCCGACCCCTTATTGGTAACAAATATGCTCCCTTTTTTGCCTCTATGATATCCTACATCCTTGTCCTGCTTCCCTTGATTGTGGTCATAGTTCTATTCGATAAAATTAGAACTTACTTTCCTCTTCAAAAGGCCATCCTCTATGCTAATATTTATCTAGCTGCGTACTTCGCTACACTACTACTTGCTTCCTTCTTAATTGGCATGGAACCTATGGTATTCTTCTTCAGAAACTCACTGACTGGGTACATATATCTACAGCTGTTGGAAGCCTTGGGATACATAATATACCTGATTTTGCAGTTGTTGAACTTGATCATTAGCTTTTCAAAGGGACCCGTTTCAGCCAAGCTTGCTGCATTTCTGCAATGTGGAGTGTCCATCTTCATTGGGTTGCATTACTATATTACTATTTTCCACAGGGCCATGGCTCAGAAAGCACCTCATACAAGCTGGATGGTTTATGGAGCATATACAATTATATTTTTTGTTCTCTGCCTGTTTTCAAACACCAAGTATGGAAAGAAGGAGTACATTCAGGAGCAATATGGCAATACTACAAGCAAGAAAAACTGA
- the LOC131040802 gene encoding uncharacterized protein LOC131040802 isoform X1, with protein sequence MTSTLLRAKFSELGIRVRMGQMWVGFYILWCCFMVVLFNSPVSCNSPRRSGPPEDGILRQNFVKGSTNVETEKLIRATETSLRVGKGIGSVVKSNVRSGIRSNNPIELGVRQVGLVQGRLLGENVTRTESRDGSVNAARRRKRAGTDRIDKTYVKQSPQKGKGVQNYNNKKELRGRRSNRAQDPPKSQEEQSKVSQAQVGLNREKQENEISAMPENRMNPSEAEEESKGDELKTRVKVTRSVPKSIPKSESIEEEENSNSAFELTKEDEDSQEEYQRKGLQNGVKGKRAASKPFNKFVREEEVEGPKAAIQDNKEKNIGGDGGEEYDRKGLQNGVKGKGLVSKLSPKDVKEEEENQIAAVQENAERNSGGASEEELKRKGLQHEVTGKKPVSNLIHKDEIEEQDENTEVAIQENKEKNNDRDSEEEYRRKGSQNKIKGKRPVFKSIHKDEKEEEEEDPNASSQEKTNGGDSEEQNKKRGLENERKGKRRASKSSHKDEKEGNLDDLMPKSKEKEETSDIVDSEEDPNASSQEKTSGGDSKEENKKKGLENDGKGKRQVSKSTHKEEKEGNLDAPMLKSTEKENTIEIVNNEDSKRMEFQARLEGDDSELLATGKHEKKVYDDGLELAEEILTPEDISALENLAKIKEYENAKEEMRKKNQDREADQPILDQTVSNKQTKMDNRRGKGMPTQMPKVVSATADESDKREIEEDDIKLRTTSKISETEEDSADESSKEDKTNGSADNDMEEDNVSETVVTKKQLDSVLPNPEEENVDETEDNDVEEANASKRVPTKKQSKSNFSNFEEQNADEAEDNDVEEDASKRVPTKKQFKSSFSNQEEKNADESEDNDIKEGTAAKRVPPKKQSKLKFSNPEEESVDESADDHAKVENESETVPNNKQPRFNFSNPEEENPDEFEVSDVNEDDEIKTLPTNKQSKSKLTNPREDNADEDVGNDIKEDDISEAVPKHRQSKSDVSLQEQDNVGESVNDDAQSEAESETILDDKHSNSVDSEESSANSTNSVEVDEEAYSDFIQEIQDLPSKFQDTAGKVADKLMPEIEKFSNKSKHYFNRANEGITEGFRPLIGNKYAPFFASMISYILVLLPLIVVIVLFDKIRTYFPLQKAILYANIYLAAYFATLLLASFLIGMEPMVFFFRNSLTGYIYLQLLEALGYIIYLILQLLNLIISFSKGPVSAKLAAFLQCGVSIFIGLHYYITIFHRAMAQKAPHTSWMVYGAYTIIFFVLCLFSNTKYGKKEYIQEQYGNTTSKKN encoded by the coding sequence GTTTCATGGTGGTGTTGTTCAATTCCCCTGTTTCTTGTAATTCACCAAGGAGGTCAGGGCCTCCTGAGGATGGAATCTTGAGACAGAATTTTGTTAAAGGTTCCACAAATGTCGAGACAGAAAAACTTATTAGGGCTACAGAAACTTCACTGAGGGTCGGGAAAGGAATCGGGTCTGTCGTGAAATCCAATGTTAGATCGGGAATTCGGTCTAACAACCCAATAGAATTGGGAGTTAGACAAGTAGGCCTTGTTCAGGGGAGGCTACTGGGAGAAAACGTGACAAGAACTGAGAGTAGGGATGGTTCTGTCAATGCAGCGAGGAGGAGAAAAAGGGCGGGCACTGATAGGATAGATAAGACATATGTTAAACAGAGTCCTCAGAAGGGTAAGGGagttcaaaattataataataaaaaagaattaaGAGGGAGAAGATCAAATAGAGCTCAAGATCCACCCAAGAGCCAGGAAGAACAATCTAAAGTTAGTCAAGCTCAAGTGGGCCTCAACAGGGAAAAGCAAGAAAATGAAATTTCTGCAATGCCAGAAAATAGAATGAATCCTAGTGAGGCTGAAGAAGAATCCAAGGGAGATGAACTAAAGACTAGAGTCAAGGTCACaagatctgtaccaaagtcaataCCCAAAAGTGAGAGTATAGaggaagaagaaaattcaaatTCTGCATTTGAACTGaccaaagaagatgaagatagtcaAGAAGAGTATCAAAGAAAAGGATTACAGAATGGGGTTAAGGGAAAAAGGGCAGCTTCCAAGCCTTTTAACAAATTTGTGAGGGAAGAGGAAGTAGAAGGTCCAAAAGCTGCAATCCAAGACAACAAAGAGAAAAACATTGGCGGAGATGGTGGGGAAGAATATGATAGAAAGGGATTGCAGAATGGAGTCAAGGGCAAAGGTTTGGTATCCAAGTTGAGTCCCAAAGATGTGAAGGAGGAGGAAGAAAACCAAATTGCTGCAGTTCAAGAGAATGCAGAGAGAAATAGTGGTGGAGCTAGTGAAGAGGAATTGAAAAGAAAAGGGCTGCAGCATGAAGTTACAGGCAAAAAGCCTGTATCCAATTTGATTCACAAAGATGAGATTGAAGAGCAGGATGAAAACACAGAGGTTGCAATTCAAgagaataaagaaaaaaataatgatAGAGATAGTGAAGAAGAATATAGGAGGAAAGGATCGCaaaacaaaataaaaggaaaaaggcCAGTATTCAAGTCAATTCACAAAGatgagaaggaagaggaagaagaagatccAAATGCTTCAAGTCAAGAGAAAACCAACGGTGGAGATAGTGAAGAACAGAACAAGAAAAGAGGGTTGGAGAATGAAAGGAAGGGGAAAAGGAGGGCATCAAAATCTTCtcacaaagatgagaaagaaggaAATCTAGATGATTTGATGCCAAAGAGTAAAGAGAAAGAGGAAACTTCGGATATTGTGGACAGTGAAGAAGATCCAAATGCTTCAAGTCAAGAGAAAACCAGCGGTGGAGATAGTaaagaagaaaacaagaaaaaagggCTGGAGAATGATGGGAAGGGGAAAAGGCAGGTATCAAAATCCACTCACAaagaggagaaagaaggaaatcTAGATGCTCCGATGCTAAAAAGTACAGAGAAAGAGAATACAATAGAAATTGTGAATAATGAAGATTCCAAGAGAATGGAGTTTCAAGCTCGACTCGAAGGTGATGATTCGGAGTTGTTAGCGACTGGTAAACATGAGAAAAAAGTATATGATGATGGTTTGGAACTAGCAGAGGAAATTCTGACTCCGGAAGATATATCGGCTCTTGAAAATTTAGCCAAAATCAAGGAATATGAAAATGCCAAAGAAGAAATGAGGAAAAAAAACCAAGACCGTGAAGCTGATCAACCGATATTGGATCAAACTGTTTCAAATAAGCAGACCAAGATGGACAATAGGAGAGGCAAAGGAATGCCAACCCAAATGCCCAAGGTGGTCAGTGCAACTGCAGATGAATCTGATAAAAGAGAAATCGAGGAGGATGACATTAAGTTAAGAACCACTTCCAAAATCTCTGAGACAGAAGAGGACAGTGCAGATGAATCTTCTAAGGAGGATAAAACAAATGGATCTGCAGACAATGATATGGAGGAGGATAATGTATCTGAAACAGTGGTAACCAAGAAGCAGTTGGATTCAGTTTTGCCAAATCCAGAAGAGGAGAATGTAGATGAAACTGAAGACAATGATGTGGAGGAGGCAAATGCATCCAAAAGAGTGCCAACTAAAAAGCAATCCAAATCAAATTTCTCAAATTTTGAAGAGCAGAATGCAGACGAAGCTGAAGACAATGATGTGGAGGAGGATGCATCCAAAAGAGTTCCAACCAAAAAGCAATTCAAATCCAGTTTCTCAAATCAAGAAGAGAAGAATGCAGATGAATCTGAAGACAATGATATCAAGGAGGGTACTGCAGCCAAAAGAGTCCCGCCCAAAAAGCAGTCCAAATTGAAATTCTCAAATCCAGAAGAGGAGAGCGTAGATGAATCAGCAGATGATCATGCCAAGGTGGAAAATGAGTCTGAAACAGTTCCAAACAACAAACAACCAAGATTCAATTTCTCAAATCCGGAAGAGGAAAATCCAGATGAATTTGAGGTCAGCGATGTCAACGAGGATGATgaaatcaaaacacttccaaccaaCAAGCAATCAAAATCCAAACTCACAAATCCACGTGAGGATAATGCAGATGAAGATGTAGGGAATGATATCAAGGAGGATGATATATCTGAAGCAGTCCCAAAGCACAGGCAATCAAAGTCTGATGTCTCATTGCAAGAACAGGATAACGTAGGTGAATCTGTAAATGATGATGCTCAGTCAGAAGCAGAGTCAGAAACAATTCTAGACGACAAGCACTCAAACTCTGTAGATTCAGAAGAATCATCGGCCAATTCTACAAACTCAGTTGAAGTAGATGAAGAAGCATATAGTGATTTCAttcaagaaattcaagatttgcccTCAAAATTTCAGGATACTGCAGGAAAGGTGGCTGATAAGCTGATGCCAGAAATTGAGAAGTTCTCCAACAAATCAAAGCATTACTTCAACCGTGCTAATGAGGGAATCACAGAAGGCTTCCGACCCCTTATTGGTAACAAATATGCTCCCTTTTTTGCCTCTATGATATCCTACATCCTTGTCCTGCTTCCCTTGATTGTGGTCATAGTTCTATTCGATAAAATTAGAACTTACTTTCCTCTTCAAAAGGCCATCCTCTATGCTAATATTTATCTAGCTGCGTACTTCGCTACACTACTACTTGCTTCCTTCTTAATTGGCATGGAACCTATGGTATTCTTCTTCAGAAACTCACTGACTGGGTACATATATCTACAGCTGTTGGAAGCCTTGGGATACATAATATACCTGATTTTGCAGTTGTTGAACTTGATCATTAGCTTTTCAAAGGGACCCGTTTCAGCCAAGCTTGCTGCATTTCTGCAATGTGGAGTGTCCATCTTCATTGGGTTGCATTACTATATTACTATTTTCCACAGGGCCATGGCTCAGAAAGCACCTCATACAAGCTGGATGGTTTATGGAGCATATACAATTATATTTTTTGTTCTCTGCCTGTTTTCAAACACCAAGTATGGAAAGAAGGAGTACATTCAGGAGCAATATGGCAATACTACAAGCAAGAAAAACTGA